In Eulemur rufifrons isolate Redbay chromosome 15, OSU_ERuf_1, whole genome shotgun sequence, the genomic stretch CAACCAACTTTCTCATCGCCTCTCTGGCCTGTGCTGACTTTTTAGTGGGTGTGACCGTGATGCCCTTCAGCATGGTCAGGTCCGTGGAGAGCTGCTGGTACTTTGGGAGAGGTTTTTGTACTTTCCACACATGCTGTGATGTGGCATTTTGTTACTCCTCTCTCTTCCACTTGTGCTTCATCTCCATCGACAGGTACATTGCTGTTACTGACCCTCTGGTCTATCCTACCAAGTTCACGGTGTCAGTGTCAGGAATTTGCATCAGCGTCTCCTGGCTCCTGCCCGTCGTGTACAGCGGTGCTGTGTTCTACACAGGTGCCTATGACGATGGGCTGGAGGAATTGTCCAGTGCTGTCAACTGTATAGGAGGCTGTCAGACAGTTGTAAATCAAAATTGGGTGTTGATAGATTTCCTATCCTTCTTTATACCTACGCTTGTTATGATAATTCTCTATAGTAATATATTTCTTGTGGCTAGACAACAGgctaaaaagattgaaaatactGCTGGCAAAGCAGAATCGTCCTCAGAGAGTTACAAAGCCAGAGTGgccaagagagagagaaaagcagctAAAACCCTGGGGGTCACGGTGGTAGCATTTACTATTTCATGGTTACCATATAGTATTGATTCGTTAATTGATGCCTTTATGGGCTTTATCACCCCTGCCTATATATATGAGATTTGCTGTTGGTGTGCTTATTATAACTCAGCCATGAATCCTTTGATTTATGCTTTATTTTACCCATGGTTTAGGAAAGCCATAAAAGTTATTGTGAGTGGTCAGGTTTTAAAGAACAGTTCAGCCACTATGAGTTTGTTCTCTGAACATATGTAAGCAATTGCATTGAAGAAGTTGAAGATAgcttcaaaatgaattttaaaaaattaagcaagaCTATTAATGAAGATCAAATAAATTGTTCTTCAAATTAAATAGGATAAATCAATGTTTTCCAATCTTTTTAAGATGTGCACTTCtctgtcacttctctaaaaatatttacttgacTAATAAATGTTAAATCCCTATTTGT encodes the following:
- the LOC138395559 gene encoding trace amine-associated receptor 6 — translated: MSGSSSVPAAVQLCYANLNGSCVKTPYSPGSRVILYSVFGLGATLAVFGNLLVMISILHFKQLHSPTNFLIASLACADFLVGVTVMPFSMVRSVESCWYFGRGFCTFHTCCDVAFCYSSLFHLCFISIDRYIAVTDPLVYPTKFTVSVSGICISVSWLLPVVYSGAVFYTGAYDDGLEELSSAVNCIGGCQTVVNQNWVLIDFLSFFIPTLVMIILYSNIFLVARQQAKKIENTAGKAESSSESYKARVAKRERKAAKTLGVTVVAFTISWLPYSIDSLIDAFMGFITPAYIYEICCWCAYYNSAMNPLIYALFYPWFRKAIKVIVSGQVLKNSSATMSLFSEHM